A part of [Limnothrix rosea] IAM M-220 genomic DNA contains:
- a CDS encoding rhodanese-related sulfurtransferase encodes MKDFVVITFYKFFEFSDYKERQQPIYNFAAENNIVGTILLASEGINATIAGTEAAIQLMVDFLRGDRRLADLTYKISTAQKAPFKRLKVRLKKEIVTFGQPQARPSEQVGQYIPPSQWNELIQDPEVTLVDTRNDYEVGIGTFQGAKNPNTKSFRDFPEYVSEHLDPEQNPKIAMFCTGGIRCEKATSYLLQQGFQEVYHLQGGILKYLEEVPEEQSLWEGECFVFDERVTVKHGLEEGEYELCYACGHPIDAEDKASADYEIGISCPYCIEVLTPERRAKFSEKWQQRQQQKAKSP; translated from the coding sequence ATGAAGGATTTTGTTGTCATCACCTTTTATAAATTCTTTGAGTTTAGCGACTACAAAGAACGACAACAGCCAATCTATAACTTTGCCGCTGAGAATAATATTGTCGGCACCATTCTCCTTGCCTCCGAAGGCATTAACGCCACTATTGCCGGCACAGAAGCCGCGATCCAATTAATGGTTGATTTCTTAAGGGGCGATCGCCGCCTAGCAGATCTCACCTATAAAATCTCTACTGCCCAAAAAGCTCCCTTTAAACGCCTAAAAGTCCGCCTCAAAAAAGAAATTGTCACCTTCGGACAGCCCCAAGCCAGACCCAGCGAACAAGTCGGCCAGTACATTCCTCCCAGCCAATGGAATGAACTTATCCAAGATCCAGAAGTGACCCTAGTCGATACCCGTAACGATTACGAAGTGGGTATTGGTACGTTCCAAGGCGCAAAAAATCCCAATACCAAATCATTTCGTGATTTTCCCGAATACGTCTCAGAGCACCTCGACCCCGAACAAAATCCTAAAATTGCCATGTTTTGCACTGGCGGCATTCGTTGCGAAAAAGCCACATCCTACCTTCTCCAACAAGGATTCCAAGAGGTTTATCATCTTCAAGGCGGCATTCTAAAATACCTAGAAGAAGTCCCAGAAGAGCAAAGCTTGTGGGAAGGAGAATGCTTTGTTTTCGACGAGCGCGTCACCGTCAAACATGGCCTCGAAGAAGGCGAGTACGAACTCTGTTACGCCTGCGGTCATCCCATCGATGCCGAAGATAAAGCCAGTGCAGATTATGAAATTGGCATTTCTTGCCCCTACTGTATCGAAGTATTGACCCCAGAAAGGCGGGCAAAATTTAGCGAAAAATGGCAACAACGCCAGCAACAGAAAGCAAAATCTCCATGA